In Nostoc edaphicum CCNP1411, the sequence AAGACGAAAGACTGATTATTGTAGAGACGGCGATTCATCGCGTCTCTTGCCTTAACCGCCCCAAAACAGCCTTGGTAAAACCATCTGAAAACACTGCCCAGTGCGTAGGCCTTGCCCGCCGCAGGCATCGCCCCAGCTATTAACTGTTCAATACCATACTGTACTGTGTAGATAGTAGCTGTAAGGTAGATAACTAGAGATGATCGCTGCTGTTGTTCGACCTCTGAATTTGGTAGTTGGTTTGCTGCTATCTTGTTGTTTCTTGCTCACAAGCTGTCACCCGACACAGATGAAAAGCAAAGCATCTCAGGTAGCTCAATTAGTTTTAGTTTCACTAAGTGACCCGACTACTTTTAACTATGCCATTAATGACTCTCCCTACAGTGTTTTTCCTTTAATTTACAAGGGATTAATCGATGAGAATGTTATCACTACCAAATTGGAGCCAGGATTAGCAGAATCTTGGTCAATATCTACCGATAAAAAGCAAATTATTTTTACATTAAAAACAGGGTTGAAATGGTCAGATGGTGAACCTCTGACGGCAGATGATGTAGTCTTTACCTATCGAGACATTTATCTTAATAAAAAAATTCCCACTTTATATAGAGATTTTTTACGTATTGGCAACACAGAAACTTTCCCATCAGTGCATAAACTAGATGATCTGCGAGTTGAGTTTACTTTTGTAGAACCTTTTGCCCCTTTTTTGAGATACGCCGAAAGACTAGCGATTTTGCCCGCTCATGCCTTGCGTTCTTCTGTATTATCCAATGATGCCAATGGTAATCCTCAGTTTCTTTCAATGTGGGGAACCAATACTGATCCGCAAAAAATCATCACCAATGGGCCTTACAAAATAGAAAGCTATACTCCTTCTGAACGGGTGATTTTACGACGTAACCCTTATTACTGGCGCAAAGATATTCAAAAAAATCCTCAGCCTTATATTGAACGTATTGTCTGGCAAATTATTGCTTCTACCGAAAATCAGTTACTCAGATTTCGCTCAGGGGAACTAGATAATTTAAATGTGACACCAGCAGTATTTGGCTTACTCAAGAAAGAGGAAAAGCGAGGAAAATACATTATTTACAATGGTGGAACCACTGCGGGTTTTAGCTTTGTGGGTTTCAATCTCAACCAAGGTCGCGATCGCAAAGGTAAGCCTTTTATAGATCCGATTAAATCTCGATGGTTTAATAACTTAGTTTTTAGGCAAGCAGTTGCTTATGCCATTGACCGCAACCGCATGAAAACTAATATCTATCGCGGTTTAGGTGAAATCCAACATTCGCCAATTGCTGTTCAAAGTCCCTATTACTTGTCCCCAGCAGCAGGGTTAAAAGTTTATGATTATAATCCCCAGAAAACCAGACAGATGTTGTTAGAGGCTGGTTTTAGGTACAACTCCCAAAAAGAACTGTTAGACCAAGATGGAAATCGCGTGCAATTCAATCTCTTGGTGAAATCGGAAGATCAATCAAGAATCGATGCCGCAGTTCAAATCCAACAAGACCTCAGTCAAATTGGTATCAAAGCAAATATGCAGGTAGTCAGTTTTAATGTAGTCTTGCAAAAACTACTCTCTCGTCGAGATTGGGATTGTTATGTCGGTGCGTTTGGTGTTCCCGGTGCAGATGTTGAACCTAACCTTCTATCTTTATTTTGGACTAGTCAAGGCTCATTTCATCAGTTCAACCAAGGTGCTACACCGGGAAAACCCCTACTCCCAGGATGGGTAGTTTCTGAATGGGAGAGAGAAATTGACAGTCTTTTTAGCGCAGGAGTCAAAGAACTAGACCAGAACAAGCGCAAAGCGATTTATAACAGATTTCAGCAAATCGTTGCTGAACAGTTGCCGATATTCTGCCTTGTGAATCCAATCTCGTTTCAGGCGGTGCGTGAACGTGTCAATCCCATCAAGTTTTCTGCCTTGGGGCCAACTTTTTGGAATATTGATGAACTGAAAATCACAGAAAAATAACTAATTCATAATTCGTATAGATCACCCTTGATAACGAGGCTGACTTTTCACGTTATGTGGAAAAGGTAACGATTAACCTAACCCCCTTCCCGATGCGGGAAGGGGGAAATTCAAAGTCTCTCTCCTTTTAGGCTACGGTGTACACACAAGTCTGAAATAACTTATTAAGCAAGGTTTTACCCCACCCTAACCCTCCCCTTGCAAAGGGGAGGGAACTAGATTTCCGGCTTCCCCCCTTTGCAAGGGGGGATTGAGGGGGGTAATTCGACTTGTGTGTACACCGTAGCCTAAAAGGAGAGAGATTTAGTCAGGATAACGAGGACGGACTGCGCCTATCCAAATTGCCTGTCGCTCATACTCTTGCTCAAGCGTTGAGTACAAAATTTTTTTCACTACCGCCATGCCTTTGAGGTTATATAAGCGTTAGCCTAAGAAGAAGTACAAGTTGTGCTAAATAAAAAGTAATTTTTAGGGATTTCTAGGAAACTAGTAAATAACTATATAATGAAAAACTTTCAGGAGGAGCGGTAGTGAGCCTACAAACTCTCGTTGACCAAGCCACCATCCCCCCAGATTCAGGGTCAGCATCTAGTCCCTTTGATACAGATAGCTTTAATGAAGCTGTCATGTCCACCTACGGTCGGTTTCCCTTAGCCCTAGAACGGGGTGCTGGATGCCGGGTTTGGGATACACAGGGACAAGAATATTTAGACTTTGTAGCGGGAATTGCCACTTGTACTTTAGGACATGCCCACCCAGTTATGGTAGAAGCGGTAACACGCCAAATCCAAAAGCTGCACCATGTCTCTAATTTGTACTATATTCCTGAGCAAGGTGAATTGGCAAAATGGCTTGTTGATCATTCCTGTGCCGATCGCGTATTTTTCTGCAATTCTGGTGCTGAAGCTAACGAAGCCGCAATTAAACTGGCGCGGAAATATGCCCACACAGTATTAGAAATTGAAAAACCAATTATTTTAACCGCCAATGCCAGTTTCCACGGGCGGACTTTAGCAACCATTACCGCTAC encodes:
- a CDS encoding ABC transporter substrate-binding protein, which produces MIAAVVRPLNLVVGLLLSCCFLLTSCHPTQMKSKASQVAQLVLVSLSDPTTFNYAINDSPYSVFPLIYKGLIDENVITTKLEPGLAESWSISTDKKQIIFTLKTGLKWSDGEPLTADDVVFTYRDIYLNKKIPTLYRDFLRIGNTETFPSVHKLDDLRVEFTFVEPFAPFLRYAERLAILPAHALRSSVLSNDANGNPQFLSMWGTNTDPQKIITNGPYKIESYTPSERVILRRNPYYWRKDIQKNPQPYIERIVWQIIASTENQLLRFRSGELDNLNVTPAVFGLLKKEEKRGKYIIYNGGTTAGFSFVGFNLNQGRDRKGKPFIDPIKSRWFNNLVFRQAVAYAIDRNRMKTNIYRGLGEIQHSPIAVQSPYYLSPAAGLKVYDYNPQKTRQMLLEAGFRYNSQKELLDQDGNRVQFNLLVKSEDQSRIDAAVQIQQDLSQIGIKANMQVVSFNVVLQKLLSRRDWDCYVGAFGVPGADVEPNLLSLFWTSQGSFHQFNQGATPGKPLLPGWVVSEWEREIDSLFSAGVKELDQNKRKAIYNRFQQIVAEQLPIFCLVNPISFQAVRERVNPIKFSALGPTFWNIDELKITEK